The proteins below come from a single Erythrobacter sp. SG61-1L genomic window:
- a CDS encoding NAD-dependent deacylase: MSDIRNIVILTGAGISAESGLRTFRAEDGLWEDHRVEDVATPEAFRRDPELVQRFYDERRAGVLAARPNPAHEALARLDREWGGDLLIVTQNIDDLHERAGAQRVLHMHGEALSVWCQACDARHHWEGTLLDGPPCPACGQVAMRPDIVWFGEMPYRMDEIFAAIARADLFVSIGTSGAVYPAAGFVQQAGSHRVRTLELNLEPSQGSRWFDESRLGPASVLVPEWVGEVLGG, from the coding sequence ATGAGCGACATCCGCAATATCGTGATCCTGACCGGGGCAGGCATTTCCGCCGAAAGTGGCCTGCGCACGTTTCGTGCCGAAGATGGCTTGTGGGAAGATCACCGGGTGGAGGATGTCGCCACGCCCGAGGCGTTTCGCCGCGATCCGGAACTTGTCCAGCGCTTCTATGACGAAAGGCGCGCGGGCGTGCTCGCCGCACGGCCCAATCCGGCACATGAGGCACTGGCCCGGCTGGATCGCGAGTGGGGCGGCGATTTGCTGATCGTCACCCAGAATATTGACGATCTGCACGAGCGTGCCGGGGCGCAACGCGTGCTGCACATGCATGGGGAAGCGCTTTCCGTGTGGTGCCAGGCTTGCGATGCGCGTCACCATTGGGAAGGCACTCTGCTGGACGGGCCGCCTTGCCCAGCCTGCGGGCAGGTGGCTATGCGGCCGGACATCGTGTGGTTCGGCGAAATGCCCTATCGCATGGACGAGATCTTTGCCGCGATTGCGCGTGCCGATCTGTTCGTTTCCATCGGCACATCGGGCGCGGTCTATCCCGCAGCGGGCTTCGTTCAGCAGGCTGGCAGCCACCGCGTCCGCACGCTGGAACTCAATCTTGAACCCAGTCAGGGATCGCGCTGGTTCGACGAAAGCCGCCTCGGCCCAGCCAGTGTGCTGGTGCCCGAATGGGTGGGTGAGGTTCTAGGTGGGTGA
- the dapB gene encoding 4-hydroxy-tetrahydrodipicolinate reductase has protein sequence MTSIGIIGSEGRMGKALAMAVEAAGQSLAGGVGRKGDPAALAAASDVLIDFSAPAALGASLDAAVQAGIPIVIGTTGLSDADHAAIDAAAGSIPVLQTGNTSLGVTLLAHLVREAASKLGIEWDIEIVEMHHRMKVDAPSGTALLLGEAAAEGRGIDLAPNSERGRDGHTGARRPGAIGFAALRGGTVAGEHSVILAGEEERITLSHLAENRMIFAHGAVKAAGWLIGKAPGRYAMPQVLGI, from the coding sequence ATGACGAGTATCGGAATCATCGGCAGCGAAGGGCGCATGGGCAAGGCGCTGGCCATGGCAGTGGAAGCTGCCGGGCAGAGCCTTGCGGGCGGCGTGGGCCGCAAGGGCGATCCTGCCGCGCTGGCAGCGGCAAGCGACGTGCTGATCGACTTTTCCGCCCCTGCCGCGCTGGGCGCCAGCCTGGATGCGGCGGTTCAGGCGGGCATTCCCATCGTCATCGGCACTACCGGCCTTTCCGATGCGGACCATGCGGCCATCGATGCCGCAGCGGGTTCGATCCCCGTCCTGCAGACGGGCAATACTTCGCTGGGCGTTACGCTGCTGGCCCATCTGGTGCGCGAGGCAGCATCGAAGCTGGGCATCGAGTGGGACATCGAGATCGTGGAGATGCACCACCGCATGAAAGTGGATGCCCCCTCCGGCACGGCCCTGCTGCTGGGCGAAGCCGCCGCCGAAGGGCGCGGGATCGACCTTGCACCCAATTCGGAACGCGGGCGCGATGGGCATACCGGCGCACGCCGCCCCGGCGCCATCGGCTTTGCCGCCTTGCGCGGCGGCACGGTGGCCGGCGAGCATTCCGTGATCCTTGCTGGCGAGGAAGAACGCATCACCCTGTCCCACCTGGCCGAAAACCGCATGATCTTCGCCCATGGCGCAGTGAAGGCGGCGGGCTGGCTGATCGGCAAGGCTCCGGGCCGCTATGCCATGCCGCAAGTGCTGGGGATCTGA
- a CDS encoding ion transporter, giving the protein MPDLRQTVYNKLFVGAGTSNRLSLVNLTLVILILSAVAVSVIGTEPTITGKHHDLIIGIEMGFGVIFLAEYVARLWSVAERPGPGSATSKRLRFIFSPLAIIDLIVVLTSLAPFFIGDAAMLRLIRLVRILALTKFTRFSHAIEEISAAVWGRRYELIVTIALAWVLLLLGAVAMYWAEGAAQPEQFGSIPRALWWAIVTLTTVGYGDAIPITPLGKITAAIVALGGVALVAMPAGIMAAAFSDAMQKKRELELARRIEQEVEEKVEEEIERLMDVEESRRDT; this is encoded by the coding sequence ATGCCCGACCTGCGCCAGACAGTTTACAACAAGCTGTTCGTCGGCGCAGGCACGAGCAACCGGCTGTCGCTGGTTAACCTGACTCTGGTGATCCTGATCCTGTCGGCGGTCGCCGTCTCGGTTATCGGAACCGAACCGACGATAACCGGCAAGCATCACGATCTGATCATAGGCATAGAGATGGGCTTCGGCGTCATCTTCCTGGCCGAATATGTCGCCCGCCTGTGGAGCGTGGCCGAAAGGCCGGGGCCGGGTTCCGCCACGTCCAAGCGGCTGCGCTTTATCTTCTCGCCGCTGGCCATCATCGACCTGATCGTGGTGCTTACTTCGCTGGCACCCTTCTTCATCGGCGATGCGGCCATGCTGCGGCTGATCCGGTTGGTGCGGATTTTGGCACTGACCAAGTTCACGCGCTTTTCCCACGCGATAGAGGAAATCTCCGCCGCCGTATGGGGCCGGCGGTACGAATTGATCGTCACTATCGCGCTGGCCTGGGTGCTGCTGCTGCTGGGCGCAGTGGCGATGTATTGGGCAGAAGGCGCGGCCCAGCCCGAACAGTTCGGCAGTATCCCGCGCGCGCTGTGGTGGGCCATCGTCACCCTGACAACGGTGGGCTATGGCGATGCGATCCCGATCACTCCGCTGGGCAAGATCACCGCCGCCATTGTCGCCCTGGGCGGGGTGGCGCTGGTGGCGATGCCTGCCGGTATCATGGCCGCCGCGTTCAGCGATGCGATGCAGAAGAAGCGCGAGCTGGAACTGGCGCGGCGAATCGAACAGGAAGTCGAAGAAAAAGTGGAAGAAGAGATCGAGCGCCTGATGGACGTGGAAGAGAGCCGGCGTGACACGTGA
- the nth gene encoding endonuclease III, with protein sequence MTRDQIFAFFSALAELNPTPQTELEFGNTYQLLVAVVLSAQATDAGVNKATRALFEKVKTPAEMVALGEEGLKQHIKTIGLFNSKAKNVIALSEILVRDFGGEVPQDRDTLVTLPGVGRKTANVVMNCAFGAETFAVDTHVFRVSNRTGLAKGKNVDQVEAKLEKRVPQPFRRDAHHWLILLGRYTCKARSPECWRCPVVELCGFKPKVLEAPKARAKAS encoded by the coding sequence GTGACACGTGACCAGATTTTCGCCTTCTTCTCGGCGCTCGCGGAGCTGAACCCCACCCCCCAGACAGAACTCGAATTCGGCAACACCTATCAATTGCTGGTGGCCGTGGTGCTTTCTGCCCAAGCGACCGATGCCGGCGTGAACAAGGCGACCCGCGCCCTGTTCGAGAAAGTGAAGACCCCGGCCGAGATGGTCGCGCTGGGCGAGGAAGGGCTGAAGCAGCACATCAAGACGATCGGGCTGTTCAATTCCAAGGCGAAGAACGTCATCGCCCTGTCCGAGATATTGGTGCGCGATTTCGGCGGGGAAGTGCCGCAGGATCGCGATACGCTGGTGACCCTGCCCGGCGTCGGCCGCAAGACGGCCAATGTGGTGATGAACTGCGCCTTCGGGGCGGAAACCTTCGCGGTGGACACCCATGTGTTCCGCGTTTCCAACCGCACTGGCCTCGCCAAGGGCAAGAATGTCGATCAGGTCGAAGCGAAGCTGGAAAAGCGCGTGCCGCAGCCCTTCCGCCGCGACGCGCATCACTGGCTGATCCTGCTTGGCCGCTACACTTGCAAGGCGCGCAGCCCGGAATGCTGGCGCTGCCCGGTGGTGGAATTGTGCGGGTTCAAGCCGAAGGTTCTGGAAGCTCCGAAGGCTCGCGCGAAAGCGAGCTGA
- a CDS encoding dicarboxylate/amino acid:cation symporter produces the protein MTDAAEMAKEAAPIGHGKLQMRILFGFLLGLGAGLLVHSFAADAGWVDTVVTYVTTPIGQIFLRLLFMLVIPLLFSALVVGISEMGEIRSLRAIGVRTLVYTVIVSGIAVALSLALVNILRPGQGVDPAAAQDLLAQGRDNAAGIVAASAQSEMGVSQIVAIVPNNIVGAMSNNDILAVMFFALFFGIGLLLVSTPRTAVLKDAIEGVFEVAMRLIGIVIQLAPLAIFCFMFNLSAQFGWDLLVKLAAYVGVVLLALGLQMFGVFPALLKFVGGKSPVAFFRETREASVMAFSTASSNATLPTSLRVAEGGLKLPPRIARFVLTIGATANQNGTAMFEGVTVLFLAQFFGVDLSLSDQLFVMLVCILAGIGTAGVPGGSLPVIALILGGVGVPPEGIGLILGVDRFLDMCRTTLNVVGDLVCAQVISSLSREPSELPEPSA, from the coding sequence ATGACCGACGCCGCCGAAATGGCAAAGGAAGCCGCGCCTATCGGCCATGGCAAGCTGCAGATGCGAATCCTGTTCGGCTTCCTGCTGGGGCTGGGTGCCGGGTTGCTGGTGCATAGTTTCGCCGCCGATGCGGGCTGGGTCGATACGGTGGTGACTTATGTCACTACGCCCATCGGCCAGATATTCCTGCGCCTACTGTTCATGCTGGTGATCCCGCTGCTGTTTTCAGCGCTGGTCGTCGGCATTTCGGAAATGGGCGAGATCCGCTCGCTGCGGGCCATCGGGGTCAGGACGCTGGTCTATACGGTGATCGTTTCGGGCATTGCCGTGGCGCTTTCGCTGGCGCTGGTGAACATTCTGCGGCCGGGGCAGGGCGTCGATCCCGCCGCCGCGCAGGACTTGCTGGCGCAGGGCCGGGACAATGCGGCGGGCATCGTAGCGGCTTCGGCGCAGAGCGAGATGGGCGTCAGCCAGATCGTGGCCATCGTGCCCAACAATATCGTCGGCGCGATGAGCAATAACGACATTCTGGCCGTGATGTTCTTCGCCCTGTTCTTCGGCATCGGGCTGCTGCTGGTGAGCACACCGCGCACCGCCGTGCTGAAAGACGCGATCGAGGGCGTGTTCGAAGTGGCCATGCGGCTGATCGGCATCGTCATCCAGCTCGCGCCGCTGGCCATCTTCTGCTTCATGTTCAACCTGTCCGCCCAGTTCGGGTGGGACTTGCTGGTAAAACTGGCAGCCTATGTGGGCGTGGTCCTGCTGGCACTGGGCTTGCAGATGTTCGGCGTATTCCCGGCGCTGCTGAAATTCGTCGGCGGCAAAAGCCCGGTGGCCTTCTTCCGCGAGACGCGGGAGGCCAGCGTCATGGCCTTCTCCACCGCCAGCTCCAATGCCACCCTGCCTACCTCGCTGCGCGTGGCGGAAGGCGGGCTGAAACTGCCGCCGCGTATCGCGCGCTTCGTCCTCACTATCGGCGCCACGGCCAACCAGAACGGCACGGCGATGTTCGAAGGGGTGACGGTGCTGTTCCTCGCCCAGTTCTTCGGCGTGGACCTTTCCCTGTCGGACCAGCTTTTCGTGATGCTGGTGTGCATTCTGGCGGGCATCGGCACGGCAGGCGTGCCGGGCGGTTCGCTGCCGGTGATTGCGCTGATCCTTGGCGGGGTGGGCGTGCCGCCCGAAGGGATCGGCCTGATCCTGGGCGTGGACCGCTTCCTCGACATGTGCCGCACCACGCTCAACGTGGTGGGCGATCTGGTTTGCGCTCAGGTGATCAGCTCGCTTTCGCGCGAGCCTTCGGAGCTTCCAGAACCTTCGGCTTGA
- the dapE gene encoding succinyl-diaminopimelate desuccinylase — protein sequence MTEPSANVVDLASVLIACPSVTPATGAVFDCLEAMLEPLGFAVHRFIAGEPPAGPVENLFAIRKGPEGSKHFAFAGHVDVVPAGEGWTGDPFTPEVRAMPGGDLLYGRGAVDMKGAVAAMIAALHDIPADVGTVSLIITGDEEGEAMHGTRALIDHMRAVGEIPDLCLVGEPTSVNRLGDMMKIGRRGSINAWFEVEGREGHVAYPHLADNPIPRLVALMADLDAMELDNGNDWFQPSNLEITEITVGNPATNVIPPRASTRISIRFNDMHKGAELAQKVTEIAHRHGASARPVIYGEPFLTPPGAFSQIIADAVQAEVGIVPEPSTSGGTSDARFLKDLCPVIEFGLLNATMHKRDEAVAVEDLERLVRIYRRVAMAALGAC from the coding sequence ATGACAGAACCATCCGCGAATGTCGTCGATCTTGCCTCTGTGCTGATCGCCTGCCCCTCCGTCACTCCGGCCACGGGCGCGGTGTTCGATTGCCTTGAGGCTATGCTTGAGCCGCTCGGTTTCGCGGTCCATCGCTTCATCGCTGGGGAGCCGCCGGCAGGGCCGGTGGAGAATCTGTTCGCCATCCGCAAGGGGCCGGAAGGATCGAAGCACTTTGCCTTCGCCGGCCATGTCGATGTGGTGCCTGCGGGCGAGGGCTGGACGGGCGATCCCTTCACACCGGAAGTTCGCGCCATGCCGGGCGGCGATCTGCTCTATGGGCGCGGGGCAGTGGATATGAAGGGCGCAGTCGCGGCCATGATCGCCGCGCTGCATGACATTCCCGCCGATGTCGGGACCGTCAGCCTCATCATAACGGGTGACGAGGAAGGCGAGGCGATGCACGGCACGCGCGCCCTGATCGACCATATGCGCGCGGTGGGCGAAATCCCGGACCTGTGCCTGGTGGGGGAACCGACTTCGGTGAACCGGCTGGGAGACATGATGAAGATCGGCCGCCGCGGCTCGATCAACGCCTGGTTCGAAGTGGAAGGGCGTGAAGGCCATGTGGCCTATCCCCATCTGGCGGATAATCCGATCCCGCGTCTGGTGGCCCTCATGGCCGATCTGGACGCGATGGAGCTGGATAATGGCAATGACTGGTTCCAGCCTTCCAATCTCGAAATCACGGAGATCACGGTGGGCAATCCGGCCACCAATGTGATCCCGCCCCGCGCCAGCACGCGTATCTCGATCCGCTTCAACGATATGCATAAAGGGGCCGAGCTTGCGCAGAAAGTGACCGAGATCGCACACAGGCACGGCGCAAGCGCCCGACCGGTGATCTATGGCGAACCCTTCCTGACACCGCCCGGTGCCTTCTCTCAGATCATTGCCGATGCGGTGCAGGCCGAGGTGGGGATCGTGCCCGAACCTTCCACCAGCGGCGGCACTTCCGATGCGCGGTTCCTGAAAGACCTGTGCCCGGTGATCGAATTCGGCCTGCTCAACGCCACGATGCACAAGCGGGACGAGGCCGTGGCGGTGGAGGATCTGGAAAGGCTGGTTCGCATCTATCGCAGAGTCGCGATGGCTGCTCTGGGGGCTTGCTAA
- a CDS encoding cupin domain-containing protein, producing the protein MPKLDVEAIPQSNATGYPAPFDREVEGRWWRRLAPAGGLTAFGASHVVLKPGAWSSQRHWHEGEDELLVMLSGEAVLVEDDARTVLRAGDVAAWAMGSANGHHLRNESDADCSFVVVSAGDRSKGGAYSDIDMVFTEGGYLHRDGTPYPTDRIK; encoded by the coding sequence ATGCCCAAGCTCGACGTCGAAGCCATCCCGCAATCCAACGCCACCGGCTATCCCGCTCCGTTCGACCGGGAAGTGGAAGGTCGCTGGTGGCGCAGGCTGGCTCCGGCAGGCGGGCTGACCGCTTTCGGGGCGAGCCATGTGGTGCTAAAGCCCGGCGCCTGGTCTTCCCAGCGGCACTGGCACGAGGGCGAGGACGAGCTGCTGGTCATGCTGAGCGGCGAGGCCGTGCTGGTGGAGGACGATGCCCGCACTGTGCTGCGCGCAGGCGATGTTGCGGCATGGGCCATGGGCAGCGCCAATGGCCACCATCTGCGTAACGAGAGCGATGCGGATTGCAGCTTCGTGGTGGTCAGCGCCGGAGACCGGAGCAAGGGCGGCGCCTATTCGGACATCGACATGGTGTTCACCGAAGGCGGCTATCTCCACCGCGACGGCACGCCCTATCCCACTGACCGGATCAAGTGA
- a CDS encoding glutathione S-transferase family protein, translating into MKLIIGNKNYSSWSLRGWLAVKQSGLHFEELTVNINGEDWEEAKREQGDFAPSGGKVPILWDGDAVIWDSLAILEYLADRVGRDRFWPKDDAARGMARSMVAEMHSSYLPLRRSMPMNVRRRFEGAQLTDEVKGNIVRILTLWAEARARFGKGGPFLFGTFCAADIFYAPIVSRFLTYGIGVPGFAEAYMQALWEHEWMQAWVNAAEDEQWVIAQWDAPPVNT; encoded by the coding sequence GTGAAGCTGATCATCGGCAACAAGAACTATTCGAGCTGGTCGCTGCGCGGCTGGCTGGCAGTCAAGCAGTCCGGGCTCCATTTCGAGGAGCTGACCGTCAACATCAATGGTGAGGACTGGGAAGAGGCCAAGCGCGAGCAGGGCGATTTCGCACCCTCCGGCGGCAAGGTGCCGATCCTGTGGGATGGCGATGCGGTCATCTGGGACAGTCTGGCGATCCTCGAATATCTCGCCGACCGTGTGGGTCGCGACCGCTTCTGGCCCAAGGACGATGCCGCGCGCGGCATGGCCCGTTCCATGGTGGCGGAAATGCATTCCTCCTACCTGCCGCTGCGTCGTTCCATGCCGATGAATGTCCGCCGCCGCTTCGAAGGCGCGCAGCTGACGGACGAGGTGAAGGGCAATATCGTGCGCATCCTCACCCTGTGGGCGGAGGCGCGGGCGCGCTTCGGCAAGGGCGGGCCATTCCTGTTCGGCACCTTCTGCGCGGCCGATATCTTCTATGCCCCCATCGTCAGCCGTTTCCTGACCTATGGCATCGGCGTGCCCGGCTTTGCAGAAGCCTATATGCAGGCCCTGTGGGAGCATGAGTGGATGCAGGCCTGGGTCAATGCGGCCGAGGACGAACAATGGGTGATCGCCCAGTGGGACGCGCCGCCGGTCAACACCTGA
- a CDS encoding TonB-dependent receptor gives MTLRISTRRAALAAGCCLSALSLSAPAFAQEADEGEDAATLETGTLEAGGEGTVTITGPITGGELGRSTIARRQASTSDTAAVLTRIPGVSVATGGGFSSMPAIRGLSEQRLTVLVDGQAIDMSCPNDMNSPLSYTDPQNVASIRVLTGVAPVSKGGDNIGGVITVDSAPPQFSISDSMLLTGEASAFYRSNGDGFGGAVKLTAASRHVSATYTGSYTQSDQYDGGGDDGMVRSTEYAKTDHALALAVQSGTSLFQLKGGYHFSPYEGFVNQWMDMTSNKSWFLNGSYRGVFDWGKLDLAAAYRDTDHVMNFLEDKLPGSMPMNTEVHSFDASAKVELPLSMHDTVRLGSEYHHQWLDDYWPPVAGSMMMGPDEFVNINAATRDRIGAYAEWERHWSNSIRTTAGIRYDRVEMNTGDVAPYGTGMMQMADVMAANAFNAADHKRTDNNWSGSFLLTWQASDMAALELGYAHKARSPNIYERYTWGVGSMASRMIGWYGDGNGYVGNLDLKPERADTVSAALQLGGGSQAWSLRVAPYYTHVSDYVDAEFVKVLTDMMSMPTPFVQLKFANQEAEFYGVDVSGGVDLWRGEGQDGTRLNATASWLQGDNLTDGGPLYRQMPFNARLSLDHRQGALELGAELEWVAEKTRVDATRNEVETGAYALVNLSAAYTVGGVRVSLEAQNLLDKAYALPLGGMSLGDYGVTGDLRPVPGRGRSINVGLSTRF, from the coding sequence ATGACACTTCGCATTTCCACCCGCCGCGCCGCGCTTGCCGCAGGCTGCTGCCTTTCCGCCCTTTCCCTTTCCGCCCCGGCCTTCGCGCAGGAAGCGGACGAAGGAGAGGATGCAGCCACGCTCGAAACCGGGACGCTGGAAGCAGGCGGCGAAGGCACGGTCACCATCACCGGGCCGATCACGGGCGGTGAACTGGGCCGCAGCACCATTGCCCGCCGTCAGGCTTCCACCAGCGACACGGCTGCCGTGCTGACCCGCATTCCCGGCGTCAGCGTGGCGACCGGCGGCGGCTTTTCCTCCATGCCCGCGATCCGCGGCCTGTCCGAACAGCGACTGACCGTGCTGGTGGACGGGCAGGCGATCGACATGTCGTGCCCCAACGACATGAATTCGCCCCTGTCCTACACCGATCCGCAGAATGTAGCCTCCATCCGCGTGCTCACCGGCGTGGCGCCGGTCAGCAAGGGCGGCGACAATATCGGCGGCGTGATCACGGTGGATTCGGCCCCGCCGCAATTCTCGATCAGCGATTCCATGCTGCTGACGGGCGAGGCTTCTGCCTTCTACCGTTCCAATGGCGATGGCTTTGGCGGCGCGGTGAAGCTGACGGCGGCCAGCCGCCATGTCAGCGCGACCTATACCGGCTCCTACACCCAGTCCGACCAGTATGATGGCGGCGGGGATGACGGGATGGTCCGCTCCACCGAATATGCCAAGACCGACCATGCACTGGCGCTGGCCGTGCAGAGCGGCACAAGCCTGTTCCAGCTCAAGGGCGGCTATCACTTCTCGCCTTACGAAGGCTTCGTGAACCAGTGGATGGACATGACCTCCAACAAGAGCTGGTTCCTCAATGGCAGCTATCGCGGGGTGTTCGACTGGGGCAAGCTGGACCTTGCCGCCGCATATCGCGACACCGACCATGTGATGAATTTCCTGGAAGACAAGCTGCCCGGTTCCATGCCGATGAACACCGAAGTGCACAGCTTCGATGCTTCGGCCAAGGTGGAACTGCCGCTGTCGATGCATGACACGGTGCGGCTGGGCAGCGAATATCACCACCAGTGGCTGGACGATTACTGGCCGCCGGTTGCGGGCAGCATGATGATGGGTCCGGACGAGTTCGTGAACATCAATGCCGCCACGCGCGACCGGATCGGTGCCTATGCCGAATGGGAACGCCACTGGAGCAATTCCATCCGAACCACGGCGGGCATCCGTTATGACCGGGTGGAAATGAATACGGGCGACGTGGCCCCCTATGGCACCGGCATGATGCAGATGGCGGATGTGATGGCCGCCAATGCGTTCAACGCGGCTGACCACAAGCGCACCGACAATAATTGGTCCGGCTCCTTCCTGCTCACCTGGCAGGCGTCGGATATGGCTGCGCTGGAACTGGGCTATGCCCACAAGGCCCGCTCGCCCAATATCTATGAACGCTACACCTGGGGGGTGGGTTCGATGGCCAGCCGGATGATCGGCTGGTATGGCGACGGGAATGGCTATGTCGGCAATCTGGACCTGAAGCCGGAACGGGCAGACACGGTCAGTGCCGCGCTGCAACTGGGCGGCGGATCGCAGGCCTGGTCGCTGCGTGTGGCGCCCTATTACACCCATGTCAGCGACTATGTCGACGCCGAGTTCGTCAAGGTCCTGACCGACATGATGAGCATGCCCACGCCCTTCGTGCAGCTCAAATTCGCCAATCAGGAAGCCGAATTCTACGGCGTGGATGTGTCGGGCGGCGTGGATCTGTGGCGGGGCGAAGGGCAGGACGGCACGCGCCTGAATGCCACCGCGTCGTGGCTACAGGGGGACAACCTCACCGATGGCGGGCCGCTCTATCGCCAGATGCCGTTCAATGCCCGCCTCTCGCTCGATCACCGGCAGGGCGCGCTTGAACTGGGTGCGGAGCTGGAATGGGTCGCGGAAAAGACCCGTGTCGATGCCACCCGCAACGAGGTGGAGACGGGCGCCTATGCGCTGGTGAACCTCAGCGCGGCCTATACTGTCGGCGGGGTGCGGGTGAGCCTTGAGGCGCAGAACCTGCTCGACAAGGCCTATGCCCTGCCGCTGGGCGGCATGTCGCTGGGCGATTACGGTGTGACCGGCGATCTGCGCCCGGTGCCCGGCCGTGGCCGCTCGATCAATGTGGGGCTGAGCACCCGCTTCTGA
- a CDS encoding DUF2946 family protein, translated as MTGFRHILLRHRALAALLLALALCLKAVVPMGYMLDATGATFTMRICDGQTVKTIEVAIPGKKADPDTSRAQEASHCPYTALAMGGLAGADMLLLAAALVFILLLGFAPIAPPVLRPVPFVTPPLRGPPAYA; from the coding sequence ATGACCGGGTTCCGGCATATCCTCCTGCGCCATCGCGCATTGGCAGCCCTGCTGCTGGCGCTGGCCCTGTGCCTGAAGGCCGTGGTGCCGATGGGCTATATGCTGGATGCCACGGGCGCCACCTTCACCATGCGCATCTGCGATGGGCAGACGGTGAAGACCATCGAAGTGGCGATTCCCGGTAAGAAGGCCGATCCCGACACCAGCCGCGCGCAGGAAGCCAGCCACTGCCCCTATACAGCCCTTGCCATGGGCGGGCTGGCGGGGGCCGACATGCTGCTGCTGGCGGCGGCGCTGGTCTTCATCCTGCTGCTGGGCTTCGCGCCGATCGCGCCGCCCGTTCTGCGCCCCGTTCCCTTCGTCACGCCGCCCTTGCGCGGCCCACCCGCTTACGCCTGA
- a CDS encoding DsbA family protein, whose product MKRIASAFAPLFALAAGLMLAGASPAADPGAAFRAGLAEAPLAPGVKPKAYDVTIVLYFDYQCAYCKKQHLALMDLLQRDPKVRVVYRDWPIFGAMSQRAARLAIASQFQGRHAAFHDALMRAKGKLDENALKAAARAAKVDWERLEADLAANGAKIDALMRQSRSQAAQIGLEGTPGMVVGSYIVPGAMNITGLMDVVKRVRTGA is encoded by the coding sequence ATGAAGCGCATCGCATCGGCATTCGCCCCGCTGTTCGCACTGGCTGCGGGCCTGATGCTGGCCGGTGCCTCGCCTGCTGCCGATCCTGGTGCGGCCTTCCGTGCCGGGCTGGCCGAAGCGCCGCTGGCGCCGGGGGTGAAGCCCAAGGCTTATGACGTCACCATCGTGCTCTATTTCGATTACCAATGCGCCTACTGCAAGAAGCAGCACCTTGCCCTGATGGACCTGCTGCAGCGCGATCCGAAGGTGCGGGTGGTCTATCGCGACTGGCCGATCTTCGGTGCCATGTCGCAGCGCGCCGCGCGGCTGGCCATCGCCTCGCAGTTTCAGGGGCGCCATGCCGCATTCCACGATGCGCTGATGCGCGCCAAGGGCAAGCTGGACGAAAACGCGCTGAAGGCCGCGGCCCGCGCAGCAAAGGTCGACTGGGAAAGGCTGGAGGCCGATCTGGCCGCCAATGGCGCGAAGATCGACGCGCTGATGCGCCAGTCGCGCAGCCAGGCTGCTCAGATCGGGCTGGAAGGCACGCCGGGAATGGTAGTGGGCAGCTACATCGTGCCGGGGGCGATGAACATTACCGGCCTGATGGACGTTGTTAAGCGCGTCCGCACGGGCGCCTGA
- the yihA gene encoding ribosome biogenesis GTP-binding protein YihA/YsxC produces MSEEIDDLAERAGKLFSGRVEFLKSAPELKFLPDPQVPEIAFCGRSNVGKSSLLNALTGRRSIARASVTPGRTQELNFFEVGEPTMFRLVDMPGYGFAKAPPKVVAKWKMLVRDFLRGRQVLKRTLVLIDARHGPKPVDIEMMNMLDESAASYRVVLTKADKIKASELAAALAATQAEARKHPAAFPVVHVTSAEKKMGIDELRAAVLSDVEL; encoded by the coding sequence ATGAGTGAAGAAATCGACGATCTGGCCGAACGTGCGGGCAAGCTGTTCTCGGGGCGGGTGGAATTCCTCAAATCCGCCCCGGAACTCAAGTTCCTGCCCGATCCGCAAGTGCCGGAGATCGCCTTTTGCGGGCGTTCCAACGTGGGCAAAAGCTCGCTGCTCAACGCGCTGACCGGCCGCCGCTCCATTGCGCGTGCATCGGTTACGCCGGGCCGCACGCAGGAACTGAACTTCTTCGAAGTGGGCGAGCCGACCATGTTCCGCCTGGTCGACATGCCCGGCTATGGCTTTGCCAAGGCGCCGCCCAAGGTGGTGGCGAAGTGGAAGATGCTGGTGCGCGATTTTCTGCGCGGGCGGCAAGTGCTGAAACGCACGCTGGTTCTGATCGACGCCCGCCACGGCCCCAAGCCGGTGGACATCGAGATGATGAACATGCTCGACGAATCCGCCGCCAGCTATCGCGTGGTGCTGACCAAGGCCGACAAGATCAAGGCGAGCGAACTGGCCGCGGCCCTTGCCGCCACACAGGCCGAAGCGCGCAAGCATCCGGCGGCCTTCCCGGTGGTGCATGTCACCTCGGCGGAAAAGAAGATGGGCATCGACGAATTGCGGGCCGCCGTGCTGTCCGATGTCGAGCTGTAA